The region GTCGCGCCTAAGCGGCCCGGTAAAGCAAAGTCTAGCTGTACTGTGCCACATTGCCAAGCACGCTCAAGACAGTCGTACAAAGTAAACTCGATCTTAGGACCATAAAACGCGCCCTCGCCTGGCAGATAATCGAACTCGATGTCGTTTGCTTTAAGTGCATCAGCCAGCGCTTCTTCTGCTTTGTCCCACATTTCGTCGTCGCCGATACGCTTTTCAGGGCGTGTAGACAGTTTTACGACAATCTTTTCAAAGCCGAATGTTGAATATGTATCATAGATCATATTAATACAAGCTGATACTTCATCCATGATCTGCTCTTCTGTACAGAAGATATGTGCGTCATCCTGAGTAAAGCCACGAACACGCATCAGACCGTGCAGTGCACCCGAAGGCTCGTTACGGTGACAACAACCAAATTCGGCCATACGTAGTGGTAAGTCGCGGTACGACTTCAGGCCCTGGTTGAAGATTTGCACGTGACCCGGACAGTTCATCGGCTTAATGGCATATTCACGCTTCTCAGACTCTGTGGTGAACATAGCATCAGCGTACTTGTCCCAGTGGCCTGATTTTTCCCACAGACCACGGTCCATCATCAGCGGGCCTTTAACTTCTTCGTAAGCATATTCACGTAGCTTCTCGCGCACGAAGTCTTCAAGCTCACGGTAGATGCTCCAGCCGTCGTTATGCCAGAAAACCATGCCCGGCGCTTCTTCCTGCCAGTGCCACAGATCCAGCGCTTTACCGATTTTACGGTGATCGCGTTTCTCAGCTTCTTCCAGGCGCTTCAGGTAAGCCTTAAGCTGCTTCTTATCTGCCCACGCAGTACCATAGATACGCTGCAGCATTTTATTTTCTGCATTACCACGCCAGTATGCGCCAGCCACTTTCATAATTTTGAAGTGTTGGCAGAATTTCATGTTTGGCACGTGCGGACCACGACACATGTCCACATATTCTTCGTGGTGGTAAAGGCCTGGACGGTCATCTTTGTCGATGTTTTCATCCAGGATTTCCATTTTGTAGGTTTCGCCACGCGCTTCGAACGCATCGCGTGCTTCTTGCCAGCTTACTTTCTTTTTAACAACGTCATAGTTAGTTTTAGCAAGTTCAAGCATGCGCTTTTCGATGGCATCGAGGTCTTCCTGAGTCAGCGAGTGCTCCATGTCGATGTCATAGTAGAAACCATTGTCAATGGTCGGACCGATCGCCATTTTGGCTTCAGGGAAAAGCTGCTTAACCGCGTGGCCAATCAAGTGCGCACACGAGTGACGAATGATCTCTAAGCCATCTTCATCTTTTGCGGTGATGATCTCAAGCTGCGCGTCCTGTTCAATCAGGTCGCATGCATCCACTCGGACGCCGTTCACACGACCGGCAATGGTCGCCTTCGCAAGGCCTGGGCCGATGTCCTGAGCAACTTCTAAAGTGGTAACCGGATTTTCAAAAATACGCTGACTGCCGTCAGGGAGAGTAATTACTGGCATGATAATTCCTATTTACAGTGGTGACACCTACAACGCATCACATGTATTAGTTAAGTTAATTCTTTTAAATTTGACGCCCATCAACGCTTTTACGAATAAGCATTGATTGAACAGTGATATACTGACAGAGTCTGGGGACTTTCAAACGCAGCGCCCATTGTGAACGCTCACGTGGCGAGTTGCAAGGAAAAGACTAAGATTAAGCAGGGATTTGGGTAAAATGACGAGGAAAACCATGGCACAGAAACACACATACAAGTTTGCATCCTTCAATTTGCTGAACTTTGCTGCGCCCCCCTATTCTTTTTATCAACTAGATGAATCCTACAATGACACACAATGGCTGACCAAAACTCAGTTTATCACAGGTTTAATCCAGCATATGGACCCCAGTGTGATTGTATTTCAGGAAGTATTTAGCCCGGAAACACTGGCCACCTTGTGCGAAGATTTAGGGCTGCCCTATTTTGCCACCGTCGATACGCCCAAACCCGACCTGGTTTATCCCAATGTGCTGTTTAACCCCATTGTCGCCATTGCCAGTAAGTTCCCCTTTAAAAGCTTCACTCCGCTGGAGCCTTGCCCTGAACTCCTGGAGTACCTCAATAACCAGCACCAGTTTAAGTTCAATCGCACGCCCATAAAATGCAGTTTTGAGCTACCCGGTTTTGGCCTGACAACCGTCTATGCGGTGCATTTTAAATCTCAACGCGTCCATTCGATGGCTCATATGCTGGGCAATACTTCTGTTGAAGATCCCCTGCTCACGTTATTACACCAGACAGTGGGCACTATGCAGTCGCAGATCTCCCGCTCCTTGGAAGCCTCTATTGTTTACTACGATGCACTCAAGACTCAAAGGGAAAAAGGCGCCGCAACACTCGTGATGGGCGATTTCAACGACCATATTGCCAGCCCGGCGCTGTCTTTTATGACTCAGCAGTTTCCAACCAGTGCCATACATCAGGATGTTAATAGCGTCGGACTGTTCGACAGTTTTTGTCTGGCCGACAATCAACTTAGTTTTGGCCAGAAGCCGCCGACACATTATTATCAGGGTACGGGAAACACGCTTGATTATATTTTAGCCTCTAAAGAGTTCAACCCAAACCATGAACACAGCAAGGTCAGACGCCTGACCTATCACAATTATGCCTCGCACCTCGACCCCAAAAGAGATGAAGAAGACATTCGCTATTCTGATCATGCCGCCATTGCCATAGAAATGATGTTGCAATAAGTTCTCGGCGTTGGCGAGCTGTGATATGATCTTTACCTGTAACGATTTATTTGACCAGTTAATGGGAAACCAACAATGAGAACACTCGGTGTAGAGATTACCGGCAGCGAGGCCCTGCTGTGCCTGCTGAGCAAAGAAGAAGACGTTTTTGATATTCGCGATATTCGCCAGACGCGCTTTACGCTCGGCAATATTGGCCAGGACACAGACGCGATGCGCAAATTCCACTTCGATTTTGCCAAGCTGGTAGAAGATTACAAAATTGACTCTATTGCCATCCGTCAACGTGCCCATAAAGGCAAGTTCGCGGGCAGCGCGGCCGGCTTTAAAATGGAAACAGCGATGCAGCTTATCGAAGGCACAGACGTCAAATTATTGTCTTCTACTGAAGTTAAAGAACAGCTGAAGCGTAATCCGGTGCCAGTCGATTTCGCCGATACAGGGTTAAAAAAGTACCAGGAACAAGCGTTTCATAACGCCTACGTATACATTATGCGTAAAACCTATGGTCATGACGAAGCCGAACAGGCGGAATAACCCTATTGCCCGGCACGTAGGCCGGGCTTTTTGATCCCGCGACACACCGATAACACTTTCTCTTATTTCACTTTTTCCAAATTGTCACTTGGTTTTCAGTCATATTCTGCGTTATAAGTACGCAAGGCGTGTGCGCTTTTTCTGAGCAAACCTACGAACACACCACATCAACACACAGGGTCAGCCCGGCACTGTCATTATGCAGGAGGCAATATGCTTAAGTTTTTCGAACGATTCACCGACCCATTCCCAGCGCGACCAGCGACACAACCACCACAAGGCTTGCTGGCGTTTTGCCGGTTTTATACCAAAGGCATGGAATGGCCTCTGTTGTTGATGTCGCTGTCGGCTGCCACCCTGGCTGCGCTCGAGGTGATGTTGTTTGGCTTTATGGGCACACTGGTTGACTGGATGCAGGCTTACACGCCCGCTGAGTTGTTTGAAGTCAAGCGCCAGGAGCTCACTGTGATGGCCGTGATCACTTTAGTCGGTCTGCCCTGCCTGGTATTTTTCCACAGTGCGATACTGCATCAAAGCCTGCTGGGTAACTACCCTATGGCCATTCGCTGGCTGGCGCATCGCTATCTGCTAAAACAAAGTATCTCTTTCTATCAGGATGAATTTGCCGGGCGCATTGCAACCAAAGTTATGCAAACGGCCCTGGCCATCCGAGAAGCGGTGATGAAGCTGCTCGATGTACTGGTTTACGTTATTGTGTACTTTGGCGCTATGCTTGCGCTGGTGAGCGACAATGACATGAGACTGATGATCCCACTGCTGATTTGGCTGGTCTTGTACATAGGTATGCAGTTTTATTTTGTCCCCCGACTCAAACAGATTGCCAGTAAACAAGCCGATGCCCGCTCTCAGATGACTGGTCGCGTGGTCGACAGCTACACGAATATCACCACCGTGAAGCTGTTCTCATATAATAAACGCGAAGAAGTCTACGCCCGGGAAAGCATGGACCTGTTTATCCAACCTGTCTATGCCCAGATGCGACTGGCAACCCAGTTAAACGTCAGCATCCAGACGCTTAACTTTCTTTTGGTGTTCAGTGTCGCGGCTGGTTCACTTTACCTTTGGTCACTCAGCGCCATCACCAGTGGTGCGATTGCAATCACGATTGCTCTGGCTTTGCGCCTTAACGGCATGTCGCAGTGGATCATGTGGGAAGTGTCCAGCCTGTTTGAAAACATCGGCACGGCCATTGACGGTAAAAATACCTTAGCCAGGCCGTTAGACGTGCAGGATCTGCCCAATGCGCCGGCATTAAAAGTCACCAAAGGCGAAATAAAATTTACCGACCTGCATTTTGCCTACAAACGGCAAAAACACGCCGATCAGCAAGCTGTTATTCAGGGACTCAACCTGACCATCTCCCCTGGCGAAAAAATCGGCATTGTTGGCCGCTCTGGCGCAGGTAAATCAACCCTGGTTAATCTGTTACTGCGTTTTTACGATGTTCAGCAAGGCGGCATTGAAATTGACGGGCAAAATATTGCTCAGGTTAACCAGGAAAGTTTGCGTGCACGCATTGCCATGGTCACACAAGACACTGCGCTGCTTCACCGTAGTGTCCGTGATAATGTACTGTACGGCAGGCCCGACGCCAGTGAAGCCGAGCTGCTGGATGCCATTAATCAGGCCGAAGCGAGTCAGTTTATCGAAGGGCTTGAAGACAGCCAGGGGAATACCGGACTGGATGCCCAGGTGGGTGAGCGCGGTGTTAAGCTTTCAGGCGGACAACGCCAGCGTATTGCCATAGCACGAGTATTACTAAAGAATGCCCCTATTCTGATTTTGGATGAGGCAACCGCGGCACTGGACTCTGAAGTTGAAGCGGCGATTCAGGATAGTTTAGACAGTCTGATGACAGGTAAAACCGTGATTGCTATTGCACACCGCTTATCGACCATTGCACAAATGGACCGGCTGATAGTGATGGATCAGGGTCAGATTGTCGAACAAGGCACACACGATGCCCTACTGAAACAAGATGGTATTTATGCGAAATTGTGGACACATCAAACGGGCGGTTTTATTGGTGTTGAATAGTCGCAGCCATGTGGCTCAGGTCGGTTGTTGCGTTGCGTATTTTATGCCCCCACAAAACAACTGGCAGGCCTGATCCACAAAAGCATCAAGATCTGCTTCCGAAAGGGGGGCCTGCCAGCGGATAGCCTGATCCCAAAACGTCAGCCTTTTCAACGCCCCCCAAAAAAACGCTGCAGCAAATGGCGCAGAGAAAGTTCCCAGACATCCAGCTCTGTAAGCCTCTTCAAACCACAGGCTCATTGCAGCTTCGCACTGGCTAAACTTACTATTAAGCCTGTCAGCCTGGGCCTGACAGCGCATGGACTCGATCATAACGATGCGTGACAACTTGATATAGTCTACGTCCGCTAACAAAGAAACAGCGCTGTCGGCAAGGTGACGCAGCTGAATTTCAAAATCATAGTTTGGGATAAACTGAATGGTGGTAATCGGCTGTATTCTTTCAATTAACGAAACAACCACCGCATCAAACAAGGCTTCTTTTGTTGCATAATGCTTGTACAATGTACGTTTGGATACCCCTGCTGCACCGCAAATTGCCTCCATAGTGGTGGCCTGCAGTCCCCGCTGAGCAAACTCTTCTACCGCTGCGCTTAATATTGCTTGTTGTTTTTCAGTAAGCTGGGTCATCGACTCGAACATCTGTGTGAAATTAACAGCAGTTTAACTTAAAAAGGCCCAGTGTGAAAGTAAACGCTTTCGTGTACTAAATTCTTAAAAAAGTACACCACACCGTTTACCCAATAAAAAATTAGGTATACACTTGCGTATACTTGCAACATTGTCGACTCATCCCAGCACAGTACAACTGACTGAAAATCCTGTTGGATAAGCAGCAGCCGGTGCTTTAATGCTGACCCGGTTTGCGCTGTTTTGGTGTAGACAGCGCGCCGTAAGACAGTCTGTTCACTGGTTTCAGGGCCGGATCTACAGTAATTAAATCGGCACACGCAATTATAAAAGCAGTGCTACACTTACTTGATTGGTTTGTGAACACGTCAGCGAATAAATGCAAAAGTAAACCCAATAAATGAGAGTTTAATTCGTCTCTTTTCAGGAATAAAAAATTTTAATCAGGATTTGGAGTATACATGTATCCAGCCAACAAAAGCAGTCGTGTAGTACACCTGGCAACAACGGTATTGTCTGCACTCATTATTTCCGCCTGCTCCGAGGCGCCACAAGGCCAGGGTGGCCCCTCTATGCCGCCCGCACAGGTAAGCATCAACAAAGTCACAACCCAAAGTGTGCCATTTAATATCGAGCTGCCAGCGACACTGGCTGGCGATAAAGAAGTGGAGATCCGGGCCCGCGTGTCGGGGCTTATTGAGTCCCGAAATTTTGAGGAAGGTCAGTATGTTAAAGCCGGGCGCTCTTTATTTACCATTGAGCTTCGTCCATTGCAACTGGAGCTTGAAAAAGCCGCAGCTGAACTCAACGCAGCCAAAGCCAATGTAGCGCAGGCAAAGCGTGAAAAAGACCGGCTTGAGCGCCTGAAAGACGAACGCTCAGTGTCGAAGCGGGATTTCGATAATGCCGTATCAGCGTACGAAATTGCCATCGCAAATCTGGACTCAGCCAAAGTAGCGCTCAGTGAAGCGCAGCTGGACCTGGAATATGCTCAGGTTAAAGCACCCGTTTCGGGTATCATGGGCCGGGAATTTGTCTCCCAAGGTAGCTATGTCTCAGGTCCGACTGTACTCCTGAGTGAACTGACCGACACCGGCATGATGCGCGCACGCTTCGGCTTTTCTGAGCGAGAGCAATTGGCAATGCGCCAGGATGTCGAAAATGGCACCCTCAGCCTGCCCAAAAACAACGAGTTCAACGCCACCATAGTACTGCAGGATGGCTCTGTCTATGCACACTCCGGCAAAGTTGACTTCTCGGATGTGCGAGTCAACCGTTTTACGGGTACCAGTGAGCTCCAAGCACGCATCAATAACCCCGACGGTGAACTGCGCCCGGGTCAGTTTGTCCGCGTTCGTCTGTCAGGCGCGGTGCGTAACAATGCTATTGTGTTGCCACAGCGTGCGGTGTTGGATAACGGCACAGGTAAGTTTGTCTATATCGCAACCGAGAATGAACAAGGTATGACCGTTGCTTTGCCCGCCCCTGTTGAAGTGGGTGAATGGGTGAATTTAGATGGTAAAAATATGTGGGTGATACGACAAGGCCTGACACCCGGCCAACCCGTGATCGTTGAAGGCATGGCGCGGATCTTCTTCCCGGGAATGCCAGTCTCAGTGAGCGGTGAAGGAGAATAATTGTATGTTCTCTAAGTATTTTATCGATCGCCCGATATTTGCATTTGTGATCTCCATTGTCATTGTACTGGCAGGTCTGGCAGCAATGCGCACCCTGCCTATTGCACAGTATCCAGAGATTGCCCCTCCTCAGGTTCAGGTAACCGCCTTTTACCCGGGCGCGTCTGCCGATGTATTGGAACAAACGGTTGCAGCACCAATAGAAAATGCCATCACTGGGGTTGAAGGCATGATGTATATGGAGTCAACCAGTACCAGCTCCGGCACAACCACTATCACTGTCACCTTCGAAATTGGCACCGATATTGATCAGGCCGCGGTCGACGTCAACAATCGCGTCAAACAGGTTGAAGCGCGTTTGCCGGAAGAAACTCGCCGCCAGGGCGTCGTGGTGGCGAAAGGCTCCTCCAGTTTCTTACAGGTTCATGCGTTTTATTCGCCTGACGGTACGCGTTCCAGTCTGTGGACGTCGAACTATGTGACTATGAATATTCTTGACCGCATTAAGCGTATTCCCGGTACCACCAGCGTACAAATTTTTGGTGCCAAAGATTACGCCATGCGAGTGTGGATCCGCCCTGATTTAATGAGTCAGCTGGGTGTGACGGTCGAAGAGATCACCGCAGCCATCCGTGAACAAAACTCACAGTATGCAGCAGGAACCATCGGCGCCACGCCAACCAGCAGCCATCCGCAGGAGCTGGTGTACAGTGTGACTGCCAAAGGTCGTTTGTCTACGCCTGAAGAATTTGAGGCGATTATTATCCGCGCCAACCCGGATGGCTCAACCCTGCGCCTTAAAGATGTTGCGCGTGTCGAGCTGGGCTCAAAAGATTACAACTTTGCCGGTACTTTTAACGGTAAAGAGGCGGTATTACTGGGTGTTTTCCTGCAACCTGGTGCCAATGCACTGGATGTAGCGAACGAAGTAGAATCTGTGATTGCTGAGCTACGTCAGCAATTTCCGGTCGGACTTGACCACGGTATTCCATACGACACAACCCGCTTTGTAGAGGTGTCCATTCGCGAAGTACTAATCACGCTGGTTGAAGCCATGGTGCTGGTATTTTTAGTGGTATACCTGTTCTTGCAAAACTGGCGCGCAACATTAATTCCGACTCTCGCAGTCCCGGTTTCATTATTGGGCACTTTTGCCGGCCTGTATATGCTTGGTTACTCCATCAATACCCTGACACTCTTTGGCATGGTGTTGTCTATTGGTATCGTGGTCGACGATGCTATCGTGGTGCTGGAAAACGTCGAGCGGATCATGCACGAACAACACCTGAATGCTCGTGAAGCAGCTATTAAGGCAATGCAGGAAGTTAGCGGCCCGGTGGTCGCAATTGTACTGGTATTGTGTTCAGTGTTCGTCCCTATCGCATTTTTGGGTGGATTAACCGGTGAGTTATTTCGACAATTCGCCATCACCATCTCGATTTCGGTGAGCCTGTCGGGTGTAGTCGCACTGACTATGACACCCGCGTTGTGCGTAATGATCCTCAAACATGAGCACAAACAAACTGCAGGTTTCTTCTTGTGGTTCAATAACTGGTTCCAGCGCGTCACTGGCCGGTATGTCGGCTCCGTGAGCTTTATGATCCGTCGTGGCCTGCTTGGACTAGTACTCATGGCCTCCATGGTTGGCGCAACCGTTTTCATCTGGCAAAAAACGCCGGGGTCTTTGGTTCCGGATGAAGATCAAGGCTTTTATATTGCCGCAGTGTTCCTGCCTGATGGCTCATCACTTGAACGCACCGCTGCAGTTGTTGAAGAAGTGGTTGCAGCTGCTCAGTCTAACCCGGCCAATGAAAACGTAGTAGCCTTTACCGGTTTTGACTTTATCGGTGGTGGTTACAAAAACAGCGCGGCGACCCTGTTCATTACCCAGAAACACTGGGATGAGCGCGAAATCGATACTAAATCTCTGGTTGGTGAGCTGTTTATGAAGACCGCCGGGATCAACGAAGCGCTGGTACTGGCCTTCAACCCTCCAGCGATTTTTGGCCTGGGTACCACCGGCGGCTTTGAGGTATACCTGCAAAATAAAGCAGGTACCGACCCTGAGCGCCTCAAACAAGGCATGCAGATGCTAATGGGCGAAGCGCAAAAGAGCCCAGTTCTGGCCGGCATTCAGACGCTTTGGCGACCAGATGCACCGCAGCTGAAAGTTCATATGGACAGAGAGCAGGCACGTGCGATGGGCGTGAACATCAACTCGGCGTTCAACGCACTTGCCGCTAACCTGGGTAATTACTATGTCAATGACTTTAATAAGTTTGGCCGTGCGTGGCAGGTACTATTGTCAGCCGAAGCTGAGTTCCGTATGTCACCCGAAGACGTTGGCCGCATTTATGTGAAAAACAACCGAGGTGAAATGGTCCCTATCTCGGCGTTCACTGACATTGAATACAGCCGGGGTCCGGAAACCCTGCAAAGGTACAATAACTTGTCGGCCGTTAAGCTGATGGGTAATGCCGCGCCCGGTTACAGCTCTGGCCAGGCCATTGCTGAGTTTGAGCGAATCGCTAAGCAAGTTTTGCCACCGGATATGACTTTTGAGTGGACAGCATCCGCGTATCAGGAAAAGCGCAGCTCAGGCACAACCGGTCTGGCACTGGGGCTGGCCGTTGTGATGGTATTTTTGATCCTGGCAGCGCTGTATGAACGTTGGTCACTGCCTATTTCTGTATTGCTGGCACTACCCTTTGGTACTTTTGGTGCGCTTATCTCAATCTGGGTTGCAGGTCTAACCAACGACGTTTACTTCCAGATTGGTCTGGTCACTTTGCTTGGCCTGGCCAGTAAAAATGCCATTCTGATCGTTGAGTACGCGCTGATGAAGACACAGCAAGGCTGGAGCCCAGCTGCGGCCGCACTGGAAGCGGCAAGGTTGAGATTCCGCCCCATTATTATGACTTCACTGGCCTTTATTCTGGGCGTAGTACCGCTGGTACTGAGCTCAGGTGCAGGTGCGGGTGCACGTCATAGTGTCGGCACCGGGGTAATGGGTGGTATGCTTGCAGCCACTTTCCTGGCCGTATTCTTCCTGCCCCTATTCTTCTACTGGTTAACCGCAAGACGTGTGGCTGAGAAACGCTCCAAACACGAGCTGTGCGAAGAAATTGCGCAGCAACATAAAGCTGAGCGCGTAGATACTAAAGAAGATTTAGCCTAAGCTGCACAAAGCATAAAAGCGCCGGTGACTCAAAGAGCACCGGCGCTTTTGTTTATGCAGACAAAAAGGTTAGTCTGACGTTTGCTCTAAAGCGCCTTGCTGAGGATTATCAGCAACCAACAGTTGCTCAGGGTCGCTTAAAGATTGCAGTGCCGCAAATTCGCTTTGGGACAATTTAAACCAGTAACCTTCAATACCCGCTTTGCGAACCCAATACTGGTCATCCTCCCGGGCCAGCTCATAACGAGACAAGATGTCGTTGTCACCGGCTTCAAAGCGGGCCACAACCTCCAAACTTGCCTGGCTCACAGCGCCAACACGCAAATTCTCAAGCGTCCTCAATGCCGCCTTCAGGCTGTCGGTATCCAATGAGTCGCTCAGCTCTTCACCCGCTTTGCGCAGCGTCCAGCTTTCCTCTCGTTTAATAAGCTGCAAGTCGCCAACACGGATCTGACTGACCTCATCCAGAGACAGTAAGTCAGCTTCCAGCCAGCTATCAATTTCCGTGCTCAGATCATAGCGGTTTAGCTCCACCCGGTAGACCTCATCGTTCTTTCCCGGTCGAACATATACTTGCTTAAATGCCGGGGTATTACCAACATAGAGCTGCCCTGCGTCACCCAGGTCCAGTTTGAGTGCATAGTCGTCCTGCGCTACTTTAAAGCGCGTATGGCTTGCCTGGCTGGTGGTTTCAGGAAAACGCATAGACAAACGACTAAGCTGAGCTAGCACACGCTGGACTTTGCTCTGATCAACCGCAAGCTCCGGATGTGACTCTAGCGTCCAGTTATCGCCTGATTTGATCAAGGCAACACTTTGCTCAGCCTCCTCAGATTGAGTGCTCAGCGCTAACCGGGTAATATCATTTTGTTGAACCTGCCAGGCGCTGGTAACGGCGCTGTCGCTGCCATCATTCAACCATAGCAACGCTGCCACGCCACTTTGCAACAACAGGCCAATGCCCAACCACATTATCACTTTCATTTAACGTGCCTCCTCTGGCGTAAAAGCAGACTGGTGGCGCGCCAGGCGTCTGGTGCGACGCACTTTAGCCACCAATGCAATGATCAGGATAAGACTTGCAACCGCACCATAGTTAAACAATTCGATGTGCATTGCAGTTTTCTCAGTAAGCGGCGGTAATGTCCGGTTAAAATGACCTCGTGCCCGGATCCCCAGCAAACCATCGTCTTCCAAAGCCCAGTCGAGGGTATTTTGTAACAGCGCCAGGTTATTAAGCGAGGCAGACTGATTGGTGCTGCCAATCAATCCGAGTACCTGATCGCTAAACATCGCATTACTACTGAACACGATTAATCGGGTTTTTTCTGGCGAGTGCCGAACCATTTGAT is a window of Pseudoalteromonas sp. R3 DNA encoding:
- a CDS encoding DUF4340 domain-containing protein, whose translation is MKVIMWLGIGLLLQSGVAALLWLNDGSDSAVTSAWQVQQNDITRLALSTQSEEAEQSVALIKSGDNWTLESHPELAVDQSKVQRVLAQLSRLSMRFPETTSQASHTRFKVAQDDYALKLDLGDAGQLYVGNTPAFKQVYVRPGKNDEVYRVELNRYDLSTEIDSWLEADLLSLDEVSQIRVGDLQLIKREESWTLRKAGEELSDSLDTDSLKAALRTLENLRVGAVSQASLEVVARFEAGDNDILSRYELAREDDQYWVRKAGIEGYWFKLSQSEFAALQSLSDPEQLLVADNPQQGALEQTSD